The Rhododendron vialii isolate Sample 1 chromosome 6a, ASM3025357v1 genome includes a window with the following:
- the LOC131329597 gene encoding uncharacterized protein LOC131329597 codes for MAFYGRLGSLMRQTVSQPSGQVPMASMLNTVRCMSSTKLTIKGLSFGTNDDSLKDVSSGFGWTIGLPKSRVLYTVLRSPHVDKKSREQFEMVTKKKLLVMNTDSHELRKKLFWLKRQRIFGTQCEILVSCKTRLDKGQVVDALQRSSPTGIQGDQEGLVTSSAVSAMDEQPLDVVTST; via the exons ATGGCGTTTTATGGTAGACTTGGAAGTCTCATGAGGCAGACCGTTTCCCAGCCAAGTGGGCAAGTTCCCATGGCATCTATGCTTAACACCGTTCGTTGCATGTCATCTACAAAGCTTACCATTAAAG GTCTTTCTTTTGGAACAAATGACGATTCTCTCAAGGATGTGTCTTCGGGCTTTGGTTGGACGATTGGATTGCCTAAATCACGAGTCTTATATACTGTGTTACGATCACCTCATGTTGATAAAAAGTCCAGAGAACAATTTGAAATGGTAACCAAGAAAAAACTGCTGGTCATGAATACAGACTCGCATGAATTGCGCAAGAAGTTATTTTGGTTGAAACGCCAGCGTATATTTGGAACTCAATGTGAAATCCTAGTTTCTTGCAAGACCCGTTTGGATAAGGGTCAAGTTGTGGATG CACTGCAAAGGTCATCACCGACGGGGATACAGGGAGATCAAGAGGGTTTGGTAACCAGCTCGGCAGTGTCGGCCATGGATGAACAg cctCTTGACGTCGTAACATCCACGTGA
- the LOC131329598 gene encoding 65-kDa microtubule-associated protein 1-like, whose amino-acid sequence MAAVDARNPLLVDTTCGSLLQQLQQIWDEVGENDEERDKMLLQLEQECLDVYKRKVDQAAKSRAQLLQTLADANVELSSLISALGERSFVGIPDKSSGTIKEQLAAVAPTLEQLWKQKEDRIKNFFDVQSQIQKIRGEIVGTSGQVGSPVVDEADLSLKKLDEFKSQLQELQKEKSDRLHKVLEFVSTVHDLCSVLGVDFFNTVTEVHPSLNDSTGVQSKSISNDTLSRLAKTVLALEEDKKRRLQKLQELATQLIDLWNLMDTPQEERSMFDHVTCNVSASVDEVTVPGALALDLIEQAEVEVERLDQLKASRMKEIAFKKQAELEEIYARAHVEIDSEDARGKIMALIDSGDVEPSELLADMDNQIAKAKEEALSRKDILDKVEKWMSACEEESWLEDYNRDDNRYNASRGAHLNLKRAEKARVLVNKIPALVETLVAKTRAWEEDRGLSFAYDGVPLLAMLDEYAMLRHDREEEKRRMRDQKKFHEQLNTEQEAIFGSRPSPSPARASLGTKKVVGPRANGGANGTPRRLSMNPHQNGSRSINRDGKRDSNTRPVAPVNYVAISKEDAASHISAAETVPASP is encoded by the exons ATGGCGGCAGTGGATGCTCGAAATCCTCTTCTCGTAGACACTACTTGTGGTTCTCTTCTGCAGCAATTGCAG CAAATCTGGGATGAGGTTGGTGAAAATGACGAGGAACGGGACAAGATGCTGCTTCAGTTAGAGCAGGAATGCTTGGATGTGTACAAGAGGAAGGTTGATCAGGCTGCTAAGTCTAGGGCACAACTTCTTCAGACCTTGGCAGATGCCAATGTTGAACTCTCCAGTCTTATATCAGCTCTTGGAGAGAGAAGTTTTGTTGGAATT CCTGATAAGTCTTCGGGAACAATCAAGGAACAACTTGCAGCGGTTGCACCAACACTGGAACAACTGTGGAAGCAGAAAGAGGATAggataaagaatttttttgacgTACAATCGCAGATACAAAAGATACGTGGAGAAATTGTGGGAACCAGTGGACAAGTAGGGAGTCCTGTAGTTGACGAGGCTGACCTATCCCTGAAGAAGTTGGATGAGTTTAAATCTCAGCTCCAAGAACTGCAGAAGGAAAAG AGTGATAGGCTGCACAAGGTCCTTGAATTTGTAAGTACTGTGCACGATCTCTGTTCTGTCCTTGGGGTGGACTTCTTCAATACAGTTACTGAAGTTCATCCAAGCTTAAATGATTCAACTGGTGTGCAATCCAAAAGCATTAGCAATGACACGCTATCTAGGCTGGCTAAGACGGTCTTAGCACTAGAAGAAGATAAGAAGCGGAGGTTGCAGAAG CTTCAAGAATTAGCAACTCAGCTAATTGATCTTTGGAATCTGATGGATACCCCCCAAGAAGAGCGGAGTATGTTTGATCATGTTACCTGTAATGTATCTGCCTCAGTAGATGAAGTCACAGTACCTGGGGCTCTTGCTCTTGATTTGATTGAGCAG GCTGAGGTGGAAGTTGAAAGGCTTGATCAGCTAAAAGCTAGTAGGATGAAGGAAATTGCTTTCAAAAAGCAAGCAGAGCTTGAAGAGATTTATGCTCGTGCTCATGTTGAGATTGATTCAGAGGATGCCCGCGGCAAAATTATGGCTCTGATTGATTCTGGTGATGTTGAGCCTTCTGAGTTACTTGCTGACATGGATAACCAGATAGCAAAAGCAAAGGAAGAGGCTCTTAGCAGGAAGGATATCTTGGATAAGGTTGAGAAATGGATGTCAGCTTGTGAAGAAGAGAGCTGGCTTGAAGACTACAATCGG GATGACAACAGGTATAATGCTAGTAGAGGTGCACACTTAAACCTCAAGCGAGCTGAGAAGGCCCGTGTTTTAGTCAACAAAATTCCAG CTCTTGTGGAAACGTTGGTTGCTAAAACCCGGGCATGGGAAGAAGATCGTGGCTTATCATTTGCTTACGATGGTGTTCCTCTACTTGCGATGCTGGATGAATATGCAATGCTCAGACATgacagagaagaagagaaaCGGAGGATGAGG GACCAGAAGAAGTTCCATGAACAGCTAAACACAGAACAAGAAGCAATCTTTGGTTCAAGGCCGAGCCCAAGCCCTGCTCGAGCAAGTCTCGGTACCAAAAAGGTGGTTGGTCCACGTGCAAATGGAGGTGCAAATGGAACTCCCAGAAGATTGTCTATGAATCCTCATCAAAATGGTTCGAGGTCCATAAACAGAGATGGGAAGAGGGACAGTAATACCAGGCCTGTTGCTCCCGTCAACTACGTTGCCATATCGAAGGAGGATGCCGCCTCTCACATTTCTGCCGCCGAGACCGTCCCGGCTTCACCGTAG
- the LOC131329599 gene encoding protein HOMOLOG OF MAMMALIAN LYST-INTERACTING PROTEIN 5, which produces MANETEPAKLLLPYLQRADELQKHEPLVAYYCRLYAMERGLKIPQGERTKTTNSLLISLMKQLEKDKKSLQLGPDDHLHLEGFASNVFAKADKQDRAGRADLNTAKTFYAASIFFEILNQFGELQPDLEQKQKYAVWKAADIRKAMKEGRKPVPGPPGGDNDLSLLSGTSSGEYDLELSRIDPTFKPESEPDPSPRFYDGVKPHHTPDIPPSPSPSPSNSSPSPSPYPSSNHPTHDFHPPPPTNNISESPSYPQPYHHQSYPQDPQQHIPQNYPSQDIPPAYTYPNFQSYPSFTESSLPAAPSHYPSYYQGSDATYSTPSAPTTANYAPTPQYTNSTSRNGTVPESKPTSTPTYQYDSNYQPSPEKIAEAHKAARFAVGALAFDDVSVAVDHLIKSLELLTNPSAGQ; this is translated from the exons aTGGCGAACGAAACTGAGCCGGCGAAGCTTCTTCTACCGTACCTCCAAAGAGCCGATGAGTTGCAGAAACACGAACCCCTCGTCGCCTACTact GTCGATTGTACGCGATGGAACGAGGGTTGAAGATTCCACAGGGCGAGCGTACTAAAACCACTAATTCCCTCCTTATTTCCCTCATGAAGCAACTTGAAAAG GACAAGAAATCACTGCAATTGGGGCCTGATGACCACTTGCACCTTGAGGGATTCGCCTCAAATGTCTTTGCAAAGGCAGATAAGCAAGATCGAGCTGGTCGAGCAGATCT GAATACTGCAAAGACATTCTATGCAGCAAGCATCTTTTTCGAGATTCTTAACCAGTTTGGTGAACTTCAGCCTGAC CTTGAGCAGAAACAGAAGTATGCAGTCTGGAAAGCCGCAGATATAAGGAAGGCTATGAAAGAAGGAAGGAAACCTGTACCAGGACCCCCTGGTGGTGATAATGATCTGTCATTACTGTCCGGTACATCAAGTGGTGAATAT GATCTTGAGCTAAGCAGAATCGATCCCACTTTCAAACCTGAATCAGAACCAGATCCTTCACCTCGGTTTTATGACGGAGTTAAACCGCATCACACTCCAGACAttccaccatcaccatcaccatcaccgtCAAATAGTTCACCATCACCTTCTCCTTACCCTTCTTCAAATCATCCCACCCACGATTTCCATCCTCCGCCTCCAACCAACAACATATCCGAAAGTCCCAGTTATCCTCAGCCCTACCACCATCAATCCTATCCACAAGACCCTCAACAGCATATTCCACAAAACTACCCATCTCAAGATATTCCGCCCGCTTACACATATCCCAATTTCCAATCTTACCCCAGTTTTACGGAGAGTAGCCTTCCAGCGGCCCCATCTCATTATCCTTCTTACTATCAGGGCTCTGATGCTACTTACTCTACTCCTTCCGCTCCAACCACCGCAAATTATGCTCCAACTCCTCAATATACCAATTCAACCAGCAGAAATGGAACTGTTCCAGAATCTAAACCAACTTCTACCCCGACATACCAATACGACAGCAATTATCAGCCGTCACCTGAGAAAATTGCTGAAGCACACAAGGCTGCAAGGTTTGCAGTTGGTGCTTTGGCGTTTGATGATGTCTCTGTGGCAGTGGATCACCTTATAAAATCACTCGAACTACTGACAAATCCGTCCGCAGGTCAGTGA